A stretch of the Gracilinanus agilis isolate LMUSP501 chromosome 4, AgileGrace, whole genome shotgun sequence genome encodes the following:
- the GABBR1 gene encoding gamma-aminobutyric acid type B receptor subunit 1 isoform X1, producing MSGGWPGGQACQPAVEMALEDVNSRRDILPDYELKLIHHDSKCDPGQATKYLYELLYNDPIKIILLPGCSSVSTLVAEAARMWNLIVLSYGSSSPALSNRQRFPTFFRTHPSATLHNPTRVKLFEKWGWKKIATIQQTTEVFTSTLDDLEERVKEAGIEITFRQSFFSDPAVPVKNLKRQDARIIVGLFYETEARKVFCEVYKERLFGKKYVWFLIGWYADNWFRTPDPAINCTEQEMAEAVEGHVTTEIVMLNPENTRGISNMTSQEFVQKLTQRLGSKKAEETGGFQEAPLAYDAIWALALALNKTSGGSGVHSNGGVRLEDFNYNNQTITDQIYRAMNSSSFEGVSGHVVFDASGSRMARTLIEQLQGGKYMQIGYYDSTKDDLHWLGADKWIGGSPPADQTLVIKTFRFLSQKLFISVSVLSSLGIVLAIVCLSFNIYNSHVRYIQNSQPNLNNLTAVGCSLALAAVFPLGLDGHHIRQGHFPFVCQARLWLLGLGFSLGYGSMFTKIWWVHTVFTKKEEKKERRKTLESWKLYATVGLLVGLDVFTLAIWQIVDPLHRTIESFTKEEPKQDIDISILPQLEHCSSKKMNTWLGIFYGYKGLLLLLGIFLAYETKSVSTEKINDHRAVGMAIYNVAVLCLITAPVTMILSSQQDAAFAFASLAIVFSSYITLVVLFVPKMRRLITRGEWQSEAQDTMKTGSSTNNNEEEKSRLLEKENRELEKIIAEKEERVSELRHQLQSRQQLRSRRHPPTPPDPSGGLPRGTSEPPDRLSCDGSRVHLLYK from the exons ATGAGCGGGGGCTGGCCCGGGGGCCAGGCCTGCCAGCCGGCGGTGGAGATGGCGCTGGAGGACGTGAACAGCCGCAGGGACATCCTGCCCGACTACGAGCTCAAGCTCATCCACCACGACAGCAAG tgtgatcctggacaagccaccaAGTACTTATATGAGCTACTCTACAACGATCCCATCAAGATCATCCTCTTGCCAGGCTGCAGCTCTGTCTCCACCCTTGTAGCAGAGGCTGCAAGGATGTGGAACCTCATTGTG CTTTCTTATGGTTCAAGCTCACCAGCCCTGTCAAATCGACAGCGTTTTCCTACTTTCTTTCGAACTCATCCATCAGCCACCCTCCATAATCCTACTCGGGTGAAGCTCTTTGAAAAGTGGGGCTGGAAGAAGATTGCCACCATTCAGCAGACCACTGAAGTCTTCACTTCG ACTTTGGATGATCTAGAGGAACGAGTGAAGGAAGCAGGAATTGAGATTACTTTTCGCCAGAGCTTCTTTTCTGATCCAGCTGTGCCAGTCAAGAACCTTAAG CGCCAGGATGCTCGAATCATCGTGGGACTTTTCTATGAAACTGAAGCTCGTAAAGTTTTCTGTGAG GTTTACAAGGAGCGACTCTTTGGGAAGAAATATGTCTGGTTCCTCATTGGCTGGTATGCAGATAACTGGTTCAGAACCCCGGACCCAGCCATCAACTGTACTGAGCAGGAGATGGCAGAAGCAGTAGAGGGACATGTCACCACGGAGATTGTCATGCTAAACCCCGAGAACACTCGTGGCATCTCTAACATG ACATCCCAGGAGTTTGTGCAAAAACTGACCCAGCGGTTGGGGAGCAAGAAAGCTGAGGAGACTGGTGGTTTTCAGGAGGCACCCCTGGCTTATGATGCCATCTGGGCCTTGGCATTGGCACTGAACAAAACATCAGGGGGCAGTGGTGTCCATTCTAATGGTGGGGTGCGACTAGAGGATTTTAACTACAATAACCAGACCATTACAGACCAGATCTACAGGGCAATGAATTCTTCATCCTTTGAAGGAGTTTCT GGCCATGTGGTATTTGATGCTAGTGGTTCTAGGATGGCACGGACTCTCATTGAACAGCTGCAGG gTGGAAAATACATGCAGATTGGCTACTATGACAGCACCAAGGATGATCTCCACTGGTTGGGTGCTGACAAGTGGATTG GAGGGTCTCCTCCAGCTGACCAAACTCTGGTCATCAAGACATTCCGCTTCCTGTCCCAGAAGCTCTTTATCTCAGTCTCAGTACTATCCAGTTTGGGCATCGTGCTGGCCATCGTTTGTCTGTCCTTTAACATCTACAACTCTCATGTCCG GTATATCCAGAACTCACAGCCAAACTTGAACAATTTGACTGCTGTGGGCTGCTCCTTGGCTCTGGCTGCTGTTTTCCCACTTGGGCTGGATGGCCACCATATTAGACAGGGCCACTTTCCCTTCGTCTGTCAG gcTCGACTCTGGCTTTTAGGCCTGGGCTTCAGTCTGGGCTATGGTTCCATGTTCACTAAGATCTGGTGGGTCCACACAGTATtcacaaagaaggaagagaaaaaggaaagaagaaag ACTCTAGAATCCTGGAAACTTTATGCTACAGTGGGGCTGCTGGTGGGACTGGATGTTTTTACATTGGCTATTTGGCAGATTGTGGATCCCTTACACCGAACTATTGAG TCTTTCACCAAGGAAGAGCCAAAGCAAGATATTGATATCTCCATTCTACCCCAGCTGGAGCACTGCAGCTCCAAGAAGATGAATACTTGGCTCG gCATCTTCTATGGGTACAAGGGACTGTTGCTGCTGCTCGGGATTTTCCTTGCTTATGAGACCAAGAGTGTCTCCACTGAGAAAATCAATGACCATCGTGCTGTTGGCATGGCAATCTACAATGTGGCG gtCCTGTGTCTCATCACTGCCCCAGTTACTATGATCCTATCCAGTCAACAGGATGccgcttttgcttttgcttctcTTGCCATTGTATTTTCTTCCTACATTACcctagttgtgctttttgtgccCAAG ATGCGGAGGTTGATCACCCGAGGGGAGTGGCAGTCTGAGGCCCAAGACACCATGAAGACAGGTTCATCTACTAAtaataatgaggaagagaaatcaCGACTCCTAGAGAAAGAGAACCGGGAGCTAGAGAAGATCATTGCTGAG AAAGAGGAACGTGTCTCTGAACTTCGACATCAGCTCCAGTCTCGGCAGCAGCTTCGTTCACGGCGTCACCCCCCGACTCCCCCAGATCCTTCAGGGGGCCTTCCTCGGGGTACCTCTGAGCCACCTGACCGGCTCAGCTGTGATGGGAGTCGGGTCCATTTGCTCTATAAGTGA
- the GABBR1 gene encoding gamma-aminobutyric acid type B receptor subunit 1 isoform X2, with translation MGPGSPSLRVGWSLLVGMVLVAGVAPVWAPHSPSRPGLPHPHPHPRAPSAPSSGRRAVYIGALFPMSGGWPGGQACQPAVEMALEDVNSRRDILPDYELKLIHHDSKCDPGQATKYLYELLYNDPIKIILLPGCSSVSTLVAEAARMWNLIVLSYGSSSPALSNRQRFPTFFRTHPSATLHNPTRVKLFEKWGWKKIATIQQTTEVFTSTLDDLEERVKEAGIEITFRQSFFSDPAVPVKNLKRQDARIIVGLFYETEARKVFCEVYKERLFGKKYVWFLIGWYADNWFRTPDPAINCTEQEMAEAVEGHVTTEIVMLNPENTRGISNMTSQEFVQKLTQRLGSKKAEETGGFQEAPLAYDAIWALALALNKTSGGSGVHSNGGVRLEDFNYNNQTITDQIYRAMNSSSFEGVSGHVVFDASGSRMARTLIEQLQGGKYMQIGYYDSTKDDLHWLGADKWIGGSPPADQTLVIKTFRFLSQKLFISVSVLSSLGIVLAIVCLSFNIYNSHVRYIQNSQPNLNNLTAVGCSLALAAVFPLGLDGHHIRQGHFPFVCQARLWLLGLGFSLGYGSMFTKIWWVHTVFTKKEEKKERRKTLESWKLYATVGLLVGLDVFTLAIWQIVDPLHRTIESFTKEEPKQDIDISILPQLEHCSSKKMNTWLGIFYGYKGLLLLLGIFLAYETKSVSTEKINDHRAVGMAIYNVAVLCLITAPVTMILSSQQDAAFAFASLAIVFSSYITLVVLFVPKMRRLITRGEWQSEAQDTMKTGSSTNNNEEEKSRLLEKENRELEKIIAEKEERVSELRHQLQSRQQLRSRRHPPTPPDPSGGLPRGTSEPPDRLSCDGSRVHLLYK, from the exons ATGGGCCCGGGGTCTCCCTCCCTTAGGGTGGGTTGGTCGCTGCTGGTGGGGATGGTGCTGGTGGCGGGGGTGGCTCCGGTGTGGGCCCCTCACTCTCCCTCGCGGCCTGGGCTCCCGCACCCTCACCCGCACCCCCGGGCCCCCTCAGCCCCCTCCTCAGGCCGGCGGGCGGTCTATATCGGGGCGCTGTTCCCCATGAGCGGGGGCTGGCCCGGGGGCCAGGCCTGCCAGCCGGCGGTGGAGATGGCGCTGGAGGACGTGAACAGCCGCAGGGACATCCTGCCCGACTACGAGCTCAAGCTCATCCACCACGACAGCAAG tgtgatcctggacaagccaccaAGTACTTATATGAGCTACTCTACAACGATCCCATCAAGATCATCCTCTTGCCAGGCTGCAGCTCTGTCTCCACCCTTGTAGCAGAGGCTGCAAGGATGTGGAACCTCATTGTG CTTTCTTATGGTTCAAGCTCACCAGCCCTGTCAAATCGACAGCGTTTTCCTACTTTCTTTCGAACTCATCCATCAGCCACCCTCCATAATCCTACTCGGGTGAAGCTCTTTGAAAAGTGGGGCTGGAAGAAGATTGCCACCATTCAGCAGACCACTGAAGTCTTCACTTCG ACTTTGGATGATCTAGAGGAACGAGTGAAGGAAGCAGGAATTGAGATTACTTTTCGCCAGAGCTTCTTTTCTGATCCAGCTGTGCCAGTCAAGAACCTTAAG CGCCAGGATGCTCGAATCATCGTGGGACTTTTCTATGAAACTGAAGCTCGTAAAGTTTTCTGTGAG GTTTACAAGGAGCGACTCTTTGGGAAGAAATATGTCTGGTTCCTCATTGGCTGGTATGCAGATAACTGGTTCAGAACCCCGGACCCAGCCATCAACTGTACTGAGCAGGAGATGGCAGAAGCAGTAGAGGGACATGTCACCACGGAGATTGTCATGCTAAACCCCGAGAACACTCGTGGCATCTCTAACATG ACATCCCAGGAGTTTGTGCAAAAACTGACCCAGCGGTTGGGGAGCAAGAAAGCTGAGGAGACTGGTGGTTTTCAGGAGGCACCCCTGGCTTATGATGCCATCTGGGCCTTGGCATTGGCACTGAACAAAACATCAGGGGGCAGTGGTGTCCATTCTAATGGTGGGGTGCGACTAGAGGATTTTAACTACAATAACCAGACCATTACAGACCAGATCTACAGGGCAATGAATTCTTCATCCTTTGAAGGAGTTTCT GGCCATGTGGTATTTGATGCTAGTGGTTCTAGGATGGCACGGACTCTCATTGAACAGCTGCAGG gTGGAAAATACATGCAGATTGGCTACTATGACAGCACCAAGGATGATCTCCACTGGTTGGGTGCTGACAAGTGGATTG GAGGGTCTCCTCCAGCTGACCAAACTCTGGTCATCAAGACATTCCGCTTCCTGTCCCAGAAGCTCTTTATCTCAGTCTCAGTACTATCCAGTTTGGGCATCGTGCTGGCCATCGTTTGTCTGTCCTTTAACATCTACAACTCTCATGTCCG GTATATCCAGAACTCACAGCCAAACTTGAACAATTTGACTGCTGTGGGCTGCTCCTTGGCTCTGGCTGCTGTTTTCCCACTTGGGCTGGATGGCCACCATATTAGACAGGGCCACTTTCCCTTCGTCTGTCAG gcTCGACTCTGGCTTTTAGGCCTGGGCTTCAGTCTGGGCTATGGTTCCATGTTCACTAAGATCTGGTGGGTCCACACAGTATtcacaaagaaggaagagaaaaaggaaagaagaaag ACTCTAGAATCCTGGAAACTTTATGCTACAGTGGGGCTGCTGGTGGGACTGGATGTTTTTACATTGGCTATTTGGCAGATTGTGGATCCCTTACACCGAACTATTGAG TCTTTCACCAAGGAAGAGCCAAAGCAAGATATTGATATCTCCATTCTACCCCAGCTGGAGCACTGCAGCTCCAAGAAGATGAATACTTGGCTCG gCATCTTCTATGGGTACAAGGGACTGTTGCTGCTGCTCGGGATTTTCCTTGCTTATGAGACCAAGAGTGTCTCCACTGAGAAAATCAATGACCATCGTGCTGTTGGCATGGCAATCTACAATGTGGCG gtCCTGTGTCTCATCACTGCCCCAGTTACTATGATCCTATCCAGTCAACAGGATGccgcttttgcttttgcttctcTTGCCATTGTATTTTCTTCCTACATTACcctagttgtgctttttgtgccCAAG ATGCGGAGGTTGATCACCCGAGGGGAGTGGCAGTCTGAGGCCCAAGACACCATGAAGACAGGTTCATCTACTAAtaataatgaggaagagaaatcaCGACTCCTAGAGAAAGAGAACCGGGAGCTAGAGAAGATCATTGCTGAG AAAGAGGAACGTGTCTCTGAACTTCGACATCAGCTCCAGTCTCGGCAGCAGCTTCGTTCACGGCGTCACCCCCCGACTCCCCCAGATCCTTCAGGGGGCCTTCCTCGGGGTACCTCTGAGCCACCTGACCGGCTCAGCTGTGATGGGAGTCGGGTCCATTTGCTCTATAAGTGA
- the LOC123246345 gene encoding gamma-aminobutyric acid type B receptor subunit 1-like yields MLLLLLHLLLPLGSDGAQNSNTTSEGCQIIHPPWEGGIRYRGLTRDQVRAINFLPVDYEIEYVCRGDREVVGPKVRKCLSNGSWTDMDMPSRCVRTCSKSYLTLDNGTAFLRGGNRPALDGAWVDFRCDPGFHLVGSSRSICARGQWDTPKPSCQGEGNKHLDTLPSQKLRRSALPSARLGQVWGGNGYRARESWASVITLLCILVFPAASEENHIHSAPPRPFLTFSHVLPALTPLPAFAAPLPSQHAAAPSSLLDQRVLLPFPAPHPPFQSPPLAPPAAAPPPVTSEPAPSPPLAPSSPLPISPSSFPRSVSRL; encoded by the exons atgctgctgctgctactgcatctcctccttcccttgggTTCTGATGGGGCCCAGAACTCCAACACAACCTCCGAAG GCTGCCAAATCATACACCCACCATGGGAAGGGGGGATCCGCTACAGGGGCCTGACCCGAGATCAGGTTCGGGCAATCAACTTCCTGCCTGTTGACTATGAAATTGAGTATGTATGCCGGGGGGATCGTGAGGTTGTGGGGCCCAAGGTTCGCAAGTGTCTCTCCAATGGTTCTTGGACAGATATGGACATGCCAAGCCGGTGTG TACGTACCTGTTCCAAGTCTTATCTGACTCTGGATAATGGGACAGCTTTCCTCAGGGGCGGGAACCGTCCAGCCCTGGATGGTGCCTGGGTGGATTTCAGATGCGACCCTGGTTTCCATCTAGTGGGCAGTTCCCGAAGCATCTGTGCCCGGGGACAGTGGGACACCCCGAAGCCCTCCTGCCAGGGTGAGGGGAATAAGCACTTGG ACACCCTCCCCTCCCAGAAACTCAGGCGTTCTGCTCTCCCAAGTGCTCGACTTGGACAGGTGTGGGGGGGTAATGGGTATCGGGCCAGGGAAAGCTGGGCATCAGTGATAACTCTTCTCTGCATCCTCGTCTTTCCTGCTGCCAGTGAAGAGAACCACATACACAG CGCCCCACCACGTCCTTTCCTCACCTTCTCTCACGTGCTCCCCGCCCTCACTCCTCTCCCCGCCTTCGCTGCCCCTCTCCCCTCTCAGCACGCAGCAGCTCCCAGCTCCCTTCTGGACCAGAGagttcttcttccctttcccgcCCCACATCCTCCCTTTCAATCGCCGCCCCTCGCGCCCCCTGCGGCCGCGCCGCCGCCCGTGACGTCAGAGCCCGCCCCCTCCCCGCCTCttgccccctcctcccctctccccatatctccctcctcctttcctcgcTCAGTCAGTCGGCTATAG